In one Mauremys mutica isolate MM-2020 ecotype Southern chromosome 3, ASM2049712v1, whole genome shotgun sequence genomic region, the following are encoded:
- the AKAP12 gene encoding A-kinase anchor protein 12 isoform X2, with protein sequence MLQEKELLQKNGQISNINGIAEEQVELNLQPEELNGQQTETVVTDVGQSEPANVIVKEELAENMEAMPPESNDKDGVEDGQKDVQEANEQLPSEEEKVEELEQPSESQSNDVGFKKVFKFVGFKFTVKKDKTEKSEPVQLLTVKKEEAEVAANGAGDHKEVKLEMVEEATESEVTHPAEKIEEEPKNEEQKDESLPEKVAESPSEEEAEGKKEPSKSPESPTNGLVNETASPLRKFFTQGWAGFRKKTSFRKPKEDEQQTPEKEKEEQEREVAEIPVEAPEKEKTEKEKEEQEREVTEVQVEASLKEEVVIPSEQSLPQETIESVNKESEVSFEEKVDLSPEEKPKPVKECKISLEEKTEIHFEEKSELPAPTTMEIFGEKLEKSKEESEPVAPMTTEVFGEKIEKPEPKAPLATEIFDEKLEEEVHVSTTEAKEVKTNEIEQMPSSASEQSVEGDGELQRIQPTEEQLKAKGTVCIVVDDHIKQTEPSPEDAAACKPPEGITTEVELLSSQERAKVQGSPLKKLFTGTGLKKLSGKKHKGKREETKPGEQVEQIQHLADSPESPEEQKAESSASSPEELTEPPSVEKAIDATQVTETEEGVISDVERKRECVTPWASFKKMVTPKKRVRRLSESDKEEEIDKAKSATLSSTESAVSENQEETKVNGEEQKLEKSTEEPKRKVDTSVSWEALICVGSSKKRARKSSSSDEEVGQRLAQEGQKIDEVGQSKETAPDMILTSSQESDQGQGSSSPEQAGSPSEGEGVSTWESFKRLVTPRRKSKTKMEERTEESVLVSSIEHSTSDGEPGKEETWVSFKKLIPGRRKKKSDGKPEQACVEEAGEEMTETNEEDSDVPAVVPLSEYEAAEQEKIEAQQATQAEAIREETLDEKRAEKLEDTLIIEQFNEGLVHAVTVTVVEGERAVTSIEERSPSWISATVTESIEQEKDDDEQTEQIFETEVLVEKTVVVSKTLPELRKDISDDTIVSELELTSEALTALEEAAEVSCGEEATEVSLAEETTEMVSAVSQLTESPDTTEEVTPVQEIEGTEQNLKELNKQTQEILEEVVERVKLSDKVQIISERTVTGVIIQSVQKIGSEMKDEATVICKETVLVEQSLKKEEPEEADIQHMESAGSVRGRNEADGSVLQEVSEMSEKCAVMKEHTEEAKSLDRLADESQWQETEQAFIERHEETSEVEKILEKGKLKDEEFYSSVTITTKAEHEVKAEYVTVVEQQEISTEEAKVNLKVIIPGEITDEGAPEVDGSESETHEAKLEMSQEFKQVVDMVPNLESKCMKVTVTEAPLQSEAEDAMLSSESKRTEATAAQSPTDIPVPSEREHASEALEPKCTEAHVDEAPVQSGVTEVPVKNEVEDAVLILDSECTEAVATEAPVQSDVTEASVQSEGQDAMLTLEPKGTEATVRSEVEGIATEGVMQSEVTEAPVKKEVEGAVLILEAECTETVSSEAPMQSDVTEAAVQSGVEDAVHIVEKECTEALATEAPMQSEVQDALLLLESKCTEAIAAEATVQSEVTEEATVQNEVDDSMLTLESKCTEITAIETTVKNEGTEIPMQSEMEDALLSLESKCTEIIVTGDAMQSGVTEAPVKTEVEDAVLTLESEHIEAVAAEAPMQNDVEDAPSNLVSEYPGAVVNGAPLQSDICPKELPVCGKGDEEEPMEAKQTLLLTATSSNDNQREETKFELMTEVEKDLFESGKLELASGDKLYSTPVQQEILAVQLEDTGSPIPSIESSEAQKASVPVTAAAIEEQIIAETVTSMETSAETLKPLEAVPEKLFPELVQDIATAHSGFEAANSRSEETATVSVSEMTAAMVDGMTEKATRCTQPDLIQKDYMDDTTQGKEQQKPELREEAGEKLASQDTKSPSLTHREFEKDTVQSVTIESQSTKIVLKIIQTAVDKLERTEEPAAVCMESQQQIESTDGSQKGINISEVQESVQAHQQLLVKGEKTIESKEQEFQQASTVKHTILTQSAEKQATLEQTEDASFISDMSKEVEIQDSGKIVAVPEDVSSESLGAQNSAIDMSVSEDLSKETRTDQPKLKEKEAGQTVATQEKYMVQQTHIGRKEDKHSQPVEDMKRHTEEDVNNQEYASGGSPQSKSELTKS encoded by the coding sequence TTGGACAAAGCGAACCTGCGAATGTGATTGTAAAAGAAGAGCTAGCTGAAAATATGGAAGCCATGCCACCAGAATCAAATGATAAGGATGGTGTTGAAGACGGACAGAAAGATGTTCAAGAAGCTAACGAACAGTTGCCATCAGAAGAAGAAAAAGTAGAAGAGCTAGAACAGCCCAGTGAATCTCAGTCTAATGATGTTGGatttaaaaaggtttttaaatttgTTGGTTTCAAGTTTACTGTTAAAAAAGATAAGACTGAAAAGTCTGAACCTGTTCAGCTACTGACTGTAAAAAAAGAGGAAGCAGAAGTGGCAGCAAATGGAGCTGGAGATCATAAAGAAGTCAAGTTAGAAATGGTGGAGGAAGCAACAGAAAGTGAGGTGACCCACCCTGCAGAAAAGATTGAAGAAGAACCAAAGAATGAGGAACAGAAAGATGAATCTCTTCCTGAAAAGGTAGCAGAAAGCCCAAGTGAGGAAGaggcagaaggaaaaaaagaacctAGCAAGTCACCAGAGTCTCCAACAAATGGATTAGTTAATGAAACCGCATCACCACTAAGAAAATTTTTTACTCAGGGTTGGGCTGGGTTTAGGAAAAAGACAAGTTTTAGGAAGCCTAAAGAGGATGAGCAGCAGACTCctgagaaagaaaaggaagagcAAGAAAGAGAAGTGGCAGAGATCCCAGTAGAAGCACCTGAGAAGGAGAAaactgagaaagaaaaggaagagcAAGAAAGGGAAGTGACAGAGGTCCAAGTAGAAGCAAGTTTGAAGGAGGAAGTTGTTATTCCTTCTGAACAGTCACTTCCACAAGAGACCATTGAAAGTGTAAACAAGGAATCTGAAGTGTCCTTTGAAGAAAAAGTAGACCTATCCCCTGAAGAAAAACCAAAACCAGTGAAAGAATGTAAAATATCCTTAGAAGAAAAAACTGAAATACACTTTGAAGAGAAGTCTGAACTACCAGCTCCCACAACCATGGAAATATTTGGTGAAAAATTAGAAAAATCTAAAGAAGAATCTGAACCTGTAGCTCCAATGACAACAGAAGTGTTTGGTGAAaaaattgagaaacctgaaccaAAAGCTCCACTGGCAACTGAAATCTTTGATGAAAAGTTAGAGGAAGAAGTTCATGTTAGCACTACAGAGGCAAAAGAGGTTAAAACAAATGAGATAGAACAGATGCCCTCCTCAGCTTCTGAACAATCAGTTGAAGGAGATGGTGAGCTACAAAGAATTCAACCCACTGAGGAACAACTAAAGGCCAAAGGAACAGTATGCATAGTAGTAGACGACCACATCAAGCAAACAGAACCAAGCCctgaagatgcagctgcatgtAAGCCTCCAGAAGGCATCACCACTGAGGTTGAACTGTTGTCATCACAAGAAAGAGCCAAAGTGCAAGGCAGCCCCCTAAAGAAACTTTTTACAGGAACTGGCTTAAAGAAGCTTTCTGGAAAGAAGCATaaaggaaagagagaagaaaCTAAGCCAGGGGAACAAGTAGAACAAATTCAACATTTAGCTGATTCCCCAGAAAGTCCAGAAGAACAAAAGGCAGAGAGCTCTGCCTCTTCACCTGAAGAATTAACAGAGCCTCCTTCTGTGGAGAAAGCCATAGATGCAACACAGGTCACTGAAACTGAAGAAGGAGTAATTTCAGATGTAGAGAGGAAAAGAGAGTGTGTAACTCCTTGGGCATCGTTTAAAAAGATGGTGACTCCCAAGAAACGTGTcagaaggctttctgaaagtgaCAAAGAAGAAGAAATTGATAAGGCAAAGAGTGCTACCTTGTCTTCTACTGAAAGTGcagtctctgaaaatcaggaagaAACTAAAGTAAATGGTGAGGAGCAGAAGCTAGAAAAAAGCACAGAAGAGCCAAAACGAAAGGTTGATACTTCTGTATCATGGGAAGCCTTAATTTGTGTAGGCTCCTCTAAGAAAAGAGCTAGGAAATCCTCCTCTTCTGATGAGGAAGTAGGACAGAGGCTTGCTCAAGAAGGCCAAAAAATAGATGAAGTTGGCCAAAGCAAAGAAACTGCTCCAGACATGATCCTAACTAGTTCCCAAGAAAGTGATCAAGGACAAGGAAGTTCCTCACCAGAACAAGCTGGAAGTCCATCTGAAGGAGAGGGTGTTTCAACCTGGGAATCATTTAAAAGATTAGTCACTCCAAGAAGAAAATCCAAAACCAAAATGGAAGAGAGAACTGAAGAATCTGTGTTAGTTTCCAGCATTGAACATTCTACTTCAGATGGTGAACCTGGAAAAGAAGAAACAtgggtttcatttaaaaaattaatacctGGTCGTCGGAAGAAAAAGTCAGACGGGAAGCCAGAACAAGCTTGTGTTGAGGAAGCTGGAGAAGAGATGACAGAAACCAATGAAGAAGACTCTGATGTTCCAGCTGTTGTTCCTTTATCTGAGTATGAAGCAGCTGAACAAGAGAAAATTGAGGCCCAACAAGCAACACAAGCGGAGGCAATAAGGGAAGAAACTTTAGATGAAAAGAGAGCTGAAAAATTAGAAGATACCTTAATTATTGAGCAATTTAATGAAGGACTGGTTCACGCAGTTACTGTGACTGTTGTAGAGGGGGAGAGAGCAGTTACCAGTATTGAAGAAAGGTCACCATCTTGGATATCTGCTACTGTGACAGAGTCCATTGAACAGGAAAAAGATGATGATGAACAAACTGAGCAGATATTTGAAACTGAAGTTCTTGTAGAAAAGACAGTGGTGGTTTCTAAAACTTTGCCAGAGTTGAGAAAGGACATTAGTGATGATACTATAGTAAGTGAGCTGGAGTTAACGTCAGAAGCATTGACAGCACTGGAAGAGGCAGCAGAAGTGTCCTGTGGTGAAGAAGCAACAGAAGTGTCCCTTGCAGAGGAGACGACTGAGATGGTTTCTGCAGTGTCACAGTTAACTGAATCCCCAGATACTACAGAAGAAGTTACACCTGTTCAGGAGATAGAAGGGACTGAGCAAAatttaaaagaattaaataaacaaacacaggAAATTCTTGAGGAAGTTGTAGAAAGAGTGAAGCTATCAGATAAAGTACAGATTATTAGTGAAAGAACTGTGACTGGAGTCATAATTCAGTCAGTGCAGAAAATTGGATCTGAAATGAAAGATGAAGCTACAGTCATATGCAAAGAAACTGTGTTGGTTGAACAGTCCTTAAAGAAAGAAGAACCTGAAGAGGCTGACATTCAACACATGGAAAGTGCAGGAAGTGTTCGAGGCAGAAATGAAGCTGACGGAAGTGTTCTACAGGAAGTGTCAGAGATGAGTGAAAAGTGTGCAGTGATGAAGGAACACACAGAAGAAGCTAAAAGTCTGGATAGATtggcagatgaaagtcaatgGCAAGAAACTGAACAAGCATTTATAGAAAGACATGAAGAAACATCTGAAGTAGAAAAGATTCTAGAGAAAGGTAAATTGAAAGACGAGGAATTTTACAGTAGTGTCACAATAACTACCAAGGCAGAGCATGAAGTGAAAGCTGAGTATGTTACAGTAGTAGAACAACAAGAAATTTCAACTGAAGAGGCCAAAGTGAATTTAAAAGTAATAATtccaggtgaaatcacagatgaAGGTGCTCCAGAAGTGGATGGATCTGAAAGTGAAACACATGAAGCAAAGCTTGAGATGTCCCAGGAATTCAAGCAAGTGGTGGACATGGTGCCTAACTTAGAATCAAAATGCATGAAAGTAACTGTAACAGAAGCCCCTTTGCAGAGTGAGGCAGAAGATGCCATGCTCTCTTCAGAATCAAAACGTACAGAAGCAACTGCAGCTCAGTCCCCCACTGACATCCCAGTGCCGAGTGAAAGGGAACATGCCAGCGAGGCCTTAGAACCAAAATGCACAGAAGCACATGTAGATGAGGCCCctgtgcagagtggggtaactgaggttCCTGTGAAGAATGAGGTGGAAGATGCCGTGCTCATCTTAGACTCGGAATGCACTGAAGCAGTTGCAACTGAAGCTCCAGTGCAGAGTGATGTGACTGAGGCCTCTGTGCAAAGTGAGGGGCAAGATGCTATGCTTACCTTGGAACCTAAGGGCACTGAGGCCACTGTGCGGAGTGAGGTGGAAGGAATTGCTACTGAGGGGGTGATGCAGAGTGAGGTAACTGAGGCTCCTGTGAAGAAAGAGGTGGAAGGTGCCGTGCTTATCTTAGAAGCAGAATGCACTGAAACAGTTTCATCTGAGGCTCCAATGCAGAGTGATGTGACTGAGGCCGCTGTGCAAAGTGGGGTGGAAGATGCTGTGCATATTGTAGAAAAAGAATGCACAGAAGCACTTGCAACTGAGGCTCCTATGCAAAGTGAGGTGCAAGATGCCTTGCTTCTCTTGGAATCCAAATGCACAGAAGCAATTGCTGCTGAGGCCACTGTGCAGAGTGAGGTAACTGAGGAGGCTACAGTGCAGAATGAGGTGGACGATTCCATGCTTACCTTAGAATCAAAATGCACAGAAATCACTGCAATAGAGACCACCGTGAAGAATGAGGGAACTGAGATCCCTATGCAGAGTGAGATGGAAGATGCCCTGCTTTCCTTAGAATCAAAATGCACAGAGATAATTGTAactggggatgcaatgcagagtggggtaactgaggcacctgtgAAGACAGAGGTAGAAGATGCTGTGCTTACCTTGGAATCAGAACACattgaagcggttgcagctgaggctcccatgcagaatgatgtagaagatgcgccatctaacctagtatcagaatacccaggggcagttgtaaatggggcccctctacagagcgacatatGTCCtaaagaactgcctgtgtgtggaaagggagacgaagaggagcctatggaagcaaaacaaacacTTCTACTGACTGCGACAAGTTCAAATGACAATCAGCGAGAGGAAACCAAGTTTGAGCTAATGACGGAAGTGGAAAAAGATTTGTTTGAATCTGGAAAATTGGAACTTGCAAGCGGTGATAAACTTTATTCAACTCCAGTGCAGCAAGAGattttagctgtgcagctggaagatactggctcacccattcCTAGTATTGAAAGCTCTGAGGCTCAAAAAGCAtctgtgcctgttacagctgcagcaattgaagaacaaatcattgcagaaactgtaacatctatggaaacctcagctgaaactttaaagcctttagaagcagtgcctgaaaaactatttcctgaactagtccaagatattgccactgctcattcgggatttgaggctgcaaacagTAGGAGTGAAGAAACTGCAACAGTGTCAGTATCAGAGATGACCGCTGCAATGGTGGATGGAATGACTGAGAAAGCAACAAGATGTACACAACCTGATTTGATCCAAAAAGATTACATGGATGACACAACCCAGGGGAAGGAGCAACAGAAGCCAGAGCTTAGGGAAGAAGCTGGGGAAAAACTAGCTTCTCAAGATACAAAAAGCCCATCTCTAACCCACAGAGAATTCGAAAAAGATACTGTTCAGTCTGTCACTATAGAATCTCAGAGTACAAAAATTGTATTAAAGATAATTCAGACTGCCGTTGACAAACTTGAAAGAACAGAAGAGCCAGCTGCTGTGTGCATGGAATCCCAGCAGCAGATTGAATCAACAGACGGAAGTCAAAAAGGTATAAATATATCTGAAGTTCAGGAAAGTGTACAAGCTCATCAGCAGCTTCTTGTAAAAGGTGAAAAGACAATAGAGAGTAAAGAACAAGAGTTCCAGCAAGCAAGTACAGTCAAACATACTATTTTAACACAGTCTGCAGAGAAACAAGCTACCCTAGAACAAACAGAAGATGCGTCATTCATTTCTGATATGTCGAAAGAGGTTGAAATTCAGGATTCAGGAAAGATTGTAGCTGTCCCTGAAGATGTTTCAAGTGAAAGTTTAGGGGCTCAAAACTCAGCGATAGATATGAGTGTTTCAGAAGACTTATCCAAAGAGACAAGAACAGACCAACCAAAGCTAAAAGAAAAAGAAGCGGGGCAGACTGTGGCCACCCAAGAGAAATATATGGTTCAGCAAACACAtataggaaggaaggaagacaaacatagCCAACCAGTGGAAGACATGAAGAGACACACAGAGGAAGATGTAAATAATCAAGAATATGCATCTGGTGGGAGTCCACAATCAAAGTCAGAGCTCACCAAATCTTGA